GATAGGAAAAGACTTTAATTCAAGTCAGATACTGCAAAGTTTGTTATAATCTAATAACACAAATAGCTCAAAGACTATTTCTTGTACCATTAAAACAGCTTGTTGACGTACGCATATAGTGTGGCTTGTAGAAAACGACTGTTTGGGCTACATTAAAAGCGAAGACCACCAATGAGTTACAAAGGTGGTCTTTAAATAAATCGTTTTTAAGTGATCCCGCTGGGGCTCGAACCCAGGACCCCTACATTAAAAGTGTAATGCTCTACCAGCTGAGCTACGGAATCGGGATTTTTAATAACGAGGGCGCAAAAGTATTGTTATCCGTTTTAATTAACAAAAGATTTTTGCTTTTTTATTAACAATAAGCAGCTTTTTATGTAAAAATCGGATGTCTTTCAAATGGCTTAGTACGGTCAAAAAGATATCTGTATGTAATAAGTGTCCTGCTACGCCATGAGCCTAATGACTCAGCGACCGACACCATTTTAGGATTGAAATCGCCTATCCATTGTAATTCACAATCTTCGTACTGCGTTTCTTTACGAATAATGGTGACCCCTTCTATTATCATAAAGCTATCTACACCCTTGCCCTGAAATTCAGGAATAACTCCAAACACAAGCCCAATCATTCTCTTTGAAACTCTTCGCTTCAGCATTAAAATAAACCGCAATTTTTCAAACCACCCAAACCTGCCATTAAAATGTTTGAATATTTGATTGATGTCAGGCAGGTTAACCCAAAATGCAATAGGTGTATTTTTATAATATACATACCAAATTATTTTTTCATCCATTACAGGCTTCATCTTTTTGAAAATTTGCTGTACTTGTTTTGATTCCAACTCCTTGCCGCCATGCTTCACCCATGCTTTGTTATATATAGCTCTGAAATCTTCTGCAAACTTTTCTAGTTGTGATTTTTTGATATGTATTGCTTTATAGTCTTTATCGGCCTTTATCAAGGCATGACGATCGTTAAATTTCCCGTCCAGCTCGCTGCGTACTTTTAGTCCATAGCAATATTGCTTGAAATAAATTTCAAATCCATACGACTCAAAAAACTCCTGATAATATGCTGGATTATAATTCATTTTATATGGCGGCTCATGAAAACCTTCGGAAAGAAGTCCCCACCAGCTGTCGCGTTCGCCAAAATTTATTGGGCCATCCATTGCCTCAATGCCTCTATTGGCAAGCCAGTCCTTTGCTGTATCAAAAAGTTTAAATGCAACTTCTTTATCATCAATACATTCAAAAAATCCCATGCCACCGGTTGGCTGTTTGTTATTCTTTGTTGCCGTTTTTTTATCAATAAAAGCTGCAATACGGCCAACAACTTTATTCCTGCTGTTTTTTAAAATCCATCGCGTACACTCTCCATGTTTGAAAAATTTATTTTTAGCAGCATCAAAAACAGATTCAATATCATCGTCTAATGGTTGAATCCAGTTAGCATCAGAGGCATAAATCTGCTTTGGAAGTAATAAAAAATCTTTCTTATGTCCGGCAGTATTAACTTCAATAACTTGCATAGGCTGCAAAACTACTTATTTTTGCCATGAGCATTTTATTCACTTTTTTCATTGAAAAATAAAGTCGTCATTATTACAGGAGCCACATCAGGAATAGGTAATGCCTGTGCACGATACTTTGCACAGCAAGGTTGTCACATTGTTATTGCAGCACGAAATGAAGAGAAACTTAAACGCATTGGCAGTGAGTTGAAATCTCTTTACGGCAATTGTCTTGCAGTGCCAACAGATGTAGCAATAGAAGCAGATTGTAAAAATCTTATTCAGAAAACTATTGAGACCTTTGGCTGTATTGATATTCTGATTAACAATGCCGGCATTTCTATGCGTGCTTTATTGAATGATGTTTCAATAAACGTGATGCATCAGGTTATGGATATTAATTTTTGGGGAACAGTTAATTGCACAAAATATGCTTTACCCTATCTAATAAAATCGCAAGGCTCTGTAGTAGGTGTTTCATCAATTGCAGGTAAGAAAGGGCTTCCTGCACGTTGTGCCTATAGTGCCAGTAAGTTTGCTATGGAAGGTTTTCTGGAATCCTTGCGTATTGAAAATTTAAAAAACAATTTACATGTTTTAGTTGCAGCACCGGGTTATACAGCAAGTAACATCCGAAATACTGCTTTAAATAAAGATGGCCATCAGCAGGAAGAGTCTCCTTTGGACGAATCTAAATTAATGAAGCCTGAAGCAGTAGCTTATGAAATTTACAATGCTGTTTTACACCGTAAACGCGACCTTGTGTTAACCACCAATGGAAAACTTACCGTATGGTTAAACAAATTTTTTCCGTCTTGGATGGATAAAATAGTTTATAATTTTGTAGCAAAAGAACCCGATTCACCATTTAAATAATCTAATTAAAATGTCAATAAGAACAATAATTTTTTGTGTACTGCCATGTATGTTACTTGCAGCATGTACTAATACCAAGCAACAGCTAAAAGACGAAATAGACGCTAAAGAAAAACTTTTGTACGAAAACAAAAACGGACGCATTAACACAAAACTGGCCCGCGAAGTAATCATTCATTACCGCTATTATGCAGAAAAATTCCCTGACGATACTTTGTCTGTTGAGTATCTGTTTAAAGCTGGCGATGTTTCTGTTGGTATTGCTGCCTATGACAATGCATTAGAGTATTTTAAAATCATTACAGAGAAATATCCAAAAAGTAACAGAGCCGCCTATTCGCTTTTTCTGCAAGGATATATTAGCGAGAATAACCTGGAAGACACATTAAACGCAAGGAAATATTACAATGAGTTTTTGGAAAAATATCCTAATAATGAAATGGCTGAAAGTGCACGTTTCTCAATATTAAATCTTGGTAAAAGTGCAGAAGATGTAATGAAGCAAATTGACGGAAACAAAGACTCAATTTCTGAAAAATAACGATGGCAAAAAGCAAGAAACAGAAAGAGAGTATTGCTGAAGCACATCAGAGAAAACAACAGCAAAAAGTTGCTGAGGCAAGAAATCGTAATATTAAAATTCTTCGAAGAATTCTTGCCTTAATATGTGGATTGTGTGGTGTGATATTATATTTAAACACATTGCATCATGGATTTGTGTTAGATGATTATTCTGTAATTCTTGAAAACCGTATTACCAAACAAGGCGTAAAAGCTATACCTCAGATTTTTTCTTCATCCTATAGAAGTGGATATTATTTAGGCACTGATGAACTGTATCGTCCTATTCCAAAATCAATCTTTGCCATTTCATGGAATTTGTTTGGCGACAATCCGTTGCCACTACATTTACTGAATATTGTTCTTTATGGGGTTACAGGAATTGTGCTATTTAATTTTTGTTACCTGCTTTTTCCAAATTTGATTTTTTCTTTTGTTGCATCAATGTTGTTTGTCTTGCACCCGGTGCACACAGAGGTTGTTGCCAACATAAAGAGTGTTGATGAAATACTGAGTTTTCTGCTTTGCATTTCTGCCTGTATTTTTTTAGTACGTTATGTTCAGACAAAAAAAATTGCCACATTAGTCTTAACCTCTATTTGCTTTTTCACAGCATTGCTTTCCAAAGAATCATCCATAACTTTTTTAGCAATACTTCCGTTGCTGATTTTTATAAAGTCTGTTAAAAAAGAAACTTCATTAAACTGGAGCGCAGCTATAAAACCAATACTCACACTGGTAGCATTTGCGTTTCTGTTTCTTATAATTCGTCATTCTGTTCTTAGTAAAATAGCAAGTGGCGATCCTTCAATTGCCGACAATTTATTGATGGCAGCAAAATCTTATGATCAGAAATTTGCAACGTCCATTATGATTTTAGGAATGTATTTAAAACTTCTTTTTATTCCTCACCCTTTAGTTTTCGATTACTCATTTAATCAGATACCATTGGTCGGAATGGGAAACATCTGGTTTATTCTTTCCCTGGCCATTCATATAGGACTTTTGCTTTGGGCTGTTCTTTTATGGAAGAAAAACAAACTGTTGTCATTTACCATACTGTTCTATTTTATTTCCATGAGTATTTATGCCAACATTTTTTATATGATAGGCTCATCTTTTGGAGAACGATTTTTATATACTGCCAGTTTTGGTTTTTGTATGGCTGTAGCTTATGCATTATCATTGCTAAGCAAAAACCAAAATGCCGAAACTGTTTCTTCCTTTTTTAAAACCAACCTGACTGTTTTTCTAATATTATTTCCTGTTGCAGGGGCATTCGCATATAAAACAATTACAAGAAATACCGTCTGGAAATCGAACTACACTTTGTATGCTAACGATGTTAACCTTTCCCCAAACAGTACAAGAACACATTATTACTATGGGAATCTTTTAGCAAAAGACGATTTTCAAAACGGAAAAACAGATCAGGAAAAAGACTCTATTCAAAAACTGGCATTGAGTGAGTTGGAAAAGTCAGTTGCTATTTTTCCATTTGGTGATGCTTATAATCAAATGGGAATTATTTATAATAAAAGAAAAGATTATAAGAAATCATTCGAGAACTATCAGCTTGCCATGAAGGCCGCACCTAACGACCCAATGATTCAGAACAACTTAGGCTCATTATATTTTAATATGGGTCAAATACCGGAGGCAAAAGCATGTTACGAAAAAGCTGTTCTGTTGAATCCCTCCTATTCCGAAGCATGGATGAACTTAGGCAGTGCCTGCGGAATGATGAAACTATATGATGAGGCAGTAACCAACTATTTGAAAGCAATAAAATTTGATCCAAATCTGGCTCAGGCATATTACTATCTTGGCCTGACCTATCGTTTTAAAGGCGATCAACAAAACTCCGCTTTCTATTATGATAAAGCTGCAAAGATGGATCCCGAGAAATACGGAAAGAAATAAAAAAAGCTGCCTTTACAGACAGCTTCTCATTTTATTTTTGCTTTGATTACTTATCAATAGAAATTAATTCTACTTCAAAAACCAATGTTTCATTTGGACCAATTGCCCCACCTGCTCCACTCTCGCCATAGGCTAGGTTTGAAGGAATAAACAACTTCCATTTAGAACCTACAGGCATTAATTGTAATGCTTCTGTCCATCCCGGAATTACCTGATTAACGCCAAACTGTGCAGGTTGACCTCTCTCCACTGAGCTGTCAAATACTTTACCATCAATAGTTGTTCCATGATAATGTGTTGTTACTTTATCGGTTGCTGTTGGTTTTGGACCATTACCTTCTTTAATAATTTCGTACTGAAGGCCGCTTGGTAATGTAATCACACCTTTGCGCTTGCCGTTATCTTCTAAGAATTTTTTACCTTTTTCTAAGTTAACACCTGCTTTGGCTTTCGCTTCCTGATCTTTCACTTTTTGCTTTTCGCCCATATAGGCACCAATACATGCCTGAACCTGCTCCATTGTTAAAGCTGTTTTTTCACCTTTCAAAGCCTCGGATATACCTCTTGAAATTAGGTCAACATTCATGTCAGTAAGTCCGTCCTTTTTCATGTTTTCACCAATAGAAACTCCAATACCATAGCTCACAGAGTCTAAAGTTGTTGTGATGGCTTGTGATCCACCTGTGTTTTTCTGTCCACATGCGCTAAAGGCCATTGCCAGAAAACCAAAAACTGTTACATTAAATTTATTCATTATATGCTTTTTTTAAATCCGCGCAAATATAGACTTATATCATTAGCAATATCATGCCGGAGAAAATAAAACTGAGATTCTTTTATTCGCATTTTGAATGTTAATAACTCTATATGAATAGCCCGTTAACTTGCCATTTTGTTTATAATTTTATGAATGTGCAAACCATAATGCAGCTATTTTTGTGAATTGCTATAAAAGCGATGTATTGTACTGATTAAGATGAAAGTTACTTACTACGGACATTCTTGTTTTCTGCTCGAAGTTGCCTCAAAAAGCATACTGTTCGACCCATTTATTACCGGTAACCCTTTGGCTGTGGACATTAAGATTCAGAGGATTAAGGCCGATTATATCCTTATTTCTCATGGACATGGCGATCATATTGGCGATGCTGTTGAAATTGCACGTCAAACCAATGCATTGGTAATTAGTAATTATGAAATCTGTAACTGGATTCAGGATAAGGGTATCAATCAAGTGCATAGCATGAACATTGGCGGTCACAAACTATTTGATTTCGGCAAGCTGAAATGTGTAAACGCCATTCACAGCAGTTCTTTCCCTGATGGTACTTATGGCGGCAATCCGATGGGTTTTTTATTGGAAACAGCAGAAGGCAATCTCTACTATTCCGGTGACACTGCCCTAACCTATGACATGAAACTTATAGGTGATTACAAAAGAATTGACTTGTGCATGCTTCCTATAGGCAACAATTTTACTATGGGAATAGACAATGCTTTAATTGCTTCGGAGTTTGTAAAATGTGACCGTATAATTGGTATGCATTACGATACATTCGAACAGATTAAGATTGATCATGCAGAGGCAAAAGATAAATTCAACAATGCAGGCAAGGAACTCATTTTAATGGACATTGGCAGTGCAATGACTTTTTAACATAAAAAAACAAAAGAAAAATAAAATAAATGGCTAAAATAATCTCGATAGCAAATCAAAAAGGAGGAGTAGGAAAAACAACGTCTGCTATAAATCTGGCAGCTAGTTTGGCAGTGCTCGAATATAAAACCCTGTTGATTGATGCTGACCCGCAGGCAAACAGCACCAGTGGTGTTGGATTTGATCCACGAAAAATCACCAACAGTATTTACGAATGTATCATCAATGATCTTGATCCATCTAAAGCAATACAGGAAACACAAACACCAAATTTGTTTCTGCTGCCTGCTCACATTGATTTGGTTGGTGCAGAAATTGAAATGATAAATCTCTCAAACAGAGAATATATGATGAAGCAGGTAATTGATAAAATTTCTGCAGACTATGAATTTATTATTATAGATTGTTCTCCATCATTAGGCTTGGTAACCATCAATGCACTCACCGCTTCCGACAGCGTAATTATTCCTGTTCAGTGTGAATATTTTGCACTCGAGGGTCTCGGTAAATTACTCAACACCATCAACATTGTTCAAAGCAGGTTAAATCCAAATCTGGGAATTGAAGGTATTTTACTAACCATGTACGATTCGCGTCTGCGACTGAGCAATCAGGTTGTTGAAGAGGTAAAAACACATTTTCAAAATATGGTATTCAGTACCATCATTCAGCGTAATACCAAATTGGGCGAAGCTCCCAGCTTTGGCGAAACAATTATTATGCATGATGCCAGCAGCAAAGGTGCTATTAACTACCTGAATCTGGCAAGAGAAATTCTGCAAAAAAATAATTTAACCGGGGTGCCTACACAACGTGAAAAATTATTTAAGGCAGAAGAAACAAAAAAAGTTAGAATGAACTAAATTATTCCTAAAACCGTTTCAAA
This portion of the Bacteroidia bacterium genome encodes:
- a CDS encoding tetratricopeptide repeat protein; the encoded protein is MAKSKKQKESIAEAHQRKQQQKVAEARNRNIKILRRILALICGLCGVILYLNTLHHGFVLDDYSVILENRITKQGVKAIPQIFSSSYRSGYYLGTDELYRPIPKSIFAISWNLFGDNPLPLHLLNIVLYGVTGIVLFNFCYLLFPNLIFSFVASMLFVLHPVHTEVVANIKSVDEILSFLLCISACIFLVRYVQTKKIATLVLTSICFFTALLSKESSITFLAILPLLIFIKSVKKETSLNWSAAIKPILTLVAFAFLFLIIRHSVLSKIASGDPSIADNLLMAAKSYDQKFATSIMILGMYLKLLFIPHPLVFDYSFNQIPLVGMGNIWFILSLAIHIGLLLWAVLLWKKNKLLSFTILFYFISMSIYANIFYMIGSSFGERFLYTASFGFCMAVAYALSLLSKNQNAETVSSFFKTNLTVFLILFPVAGAFAYKTITRNTVWKSNYTLYANDVNLSPNSTRTHYYYGNLLAKDDFQNGKTDQEKDSIQKLALSELEKSVAIFPFGDAYNQMGIIYNKRKDYKKSFENYQLAMKAAPNDPMIQNNLGSLYFNMGQIPEAKACYEKAVLLNPSYSEAWMNLGSACGMMKLYDEAVTNYLKAIKFDPNLAQAYYYLGLTYRFKGDQQNSAFYYDKAAKMDPEKYGKK
- a CDS encoding SDR family oxidoreductase, whose amino-acid sequence is MKNKVVIITGATSGIGNACARYFAQQGCHIVIAARNEEKLKRIGSELKSLYGNCLAVPTDVAIEADCKNLIQKTIETFGCIDILINNAGISMRALLNDVSINVMHQVMDINFWGTVNCTKYALPYLIKSQGSVVGVSSIAGKKGLPARCAYSASKFAMEGFLESLRIENLKNNLHVLVAAPGYTASNIRNTALNKDGHQQEESPLDESKLMKPEAVAYEIYNAVLHRKRDLVLTTNGKLTVWLNKFFPSWMDKIVYNFVAKEPDSPFK
- a CDS encoding AAA family ATPase, whose translation is MAKIISIANQKGGVGKTTSAINLAASLAVLEYKTLLIDADPQANSTSGVGFDPRKITNSIYECIINDLDPSKAIQETQTPNLFLLPAHIDLVGAEIEMINLSNREYMMKQVIDKISADYEFIIIDCSPSLGLVTINALTASDSVIIPVQCEYFALEGLGKLLNTINIVQSRLNPNLGIEGILLTMYDSRLRLSNQVVEEVKTHFQNMVFSTIIQRNTKLGEAPSFGETIIMHDASSKGAINYLNLAREILQKNNLTGVPTQREKLFKAEETKKVRMN
- a CDS encoding metal-dependent hydrolase; this encodes MKVTYYGHSCFLLEVASKSILFDPFITGNPLAVDIKIQRIKADYILISHGHGDHIGDAVEIARQTNALVISNYEICNWIQDKGINQVHSMNIGGHKLFDFGKLKCVNAIHSSSFPDGTYGGNPMGFLLETAEGNLYYSGDTALTYDMKLIGDYKRIDLCMLPIGNNFTMGIDNALIASEFVKCDRIIGMHYDTFEQIKIDHAEAKDKFNNAGKELILMDIGSAMTF
- a CDS encoding tetratricopeptide repeat protein; translated protein: MSIRTIIFCVLPCMLLAACTNTKQQLKDEIDAKEKLLYENKNGRINTKLAREVIIHYRYYAEKFPDDTLSVEYLFKAGDVSVGIAAYDNALEYFKIITEKYPKSNRAAYSLFLQGYISENNLEDTLNARKYYNEFLEKYPNNEMAESARFSILNLGKSAEDVMKQIDGNKDSISEK
- a CDS encoding FKBP-type peptidyl-prolyl cis-trans isomerase, with amino-acid sequence MNKFNVTVFGFLAMAFSACGQKNTGGSQAITTTLDSVSYGIGVSIGENMKKDGLTDMNVDLISRGISEALKGEKTALTMEQVQACIGAYMGEKQKVKDQEAKAKAGVNLEKGKKFLEDNGKRKGVITLPSGLQYEIIKEGNGPKPTATDKVTTHYHGTTIDGKVFDSSVERGQPAQFGVNQVIPGWTEALQLMPVGSKWKLFIPSNLAYGESGAGGAIGPNETLVFEVELISIDK